In one window of Thalassotalea agarivorans DNA:
- the plsY gene encoding glycerol-3-phosphate 1-O-acyltransferase PlsY — translation MLTILIIAAAYIVGSISSAILICRMLNLPDPRTEGSNNPGATNVLRISNKATAAAVLFFDILKGTIPVYGGFLLGLEPIQLGFVAIAACMGHMYPLFFHFQGGKAVATAFGALLSIGWDLAFLLIITWFLVAKSTRYSSLAAIVTVSLAPLYTYLLKPEYVYPVLMLAGLIIFRHKDNIVRLIKGTESKLTLGEKQEKD, via the coding sequence ATGCTGACAATATTAATCATTGCTGCTGCTTATATCGTAGGGTCGATATCGAGCGCAATTTTGATCTGTCGCATGCTCAACTTACCAGATCCTCGCACTGAAGGCTCAAATAACCCTGGCGCTACAAACGTATTGCGAATTAGCAATAAAGCCACGGCAGCTGCAGTATTGTTTTTCGATATATTAAAAGGGACGATTCCCGTTTATGGCGGCTTTTTACTTGGGTTAGAACCAATTCAATTAGGCTTTGTTGCCATAGCCGCTTGCATGGGGCACATGTACCCGTTGTTTTTCCACTTTCAAGGAGGAAAGGCGGTAGCAACTGCTTTTGGCGCGCTGTTATCTATCGGTTGGGATCTTGCCTTTTTACTAATCATTACCTGGTTTTTAGTCGCAAAAAGTACCCGATATTCTAGCTTAGCGGCAATCGTGACTGTATCGTTAGCCCCCTTGTATACGTACTTGCTTAAACCCGAATATGTCTATCCCGTATTGATGCTAGCTGGTTTAATTATTTTTCGTCACAAAGACAATATTGTAAGACTAATAAAAGGCACCGAAAGTAAGCTGACCCTTGGCGAAAAACAAGAGAAAGACTAA
- a CDS encoding tryptophan halogenase family protein — translation MTNISHIVIVGGGSAGWLSAGIIAAKLKQSVASGFTVTLIESNTIASVGVGEGTWPTMRSTLKNMGISETEFIKQCDVSFKQGAKFARWRTGKQDDYYYHPLVLPQGFEQLDLVPHWQASDSPLSFSEMVCPQESLCEQGLAPKLITTPEYRAVANYAYHMDAGKFATFLQQHCVENLDVHHIVDDVVGVNKTDSGDISSLATAKHGQIKGDLFIDCTGFKALLIGEHLNVPFVSCNETLFVDQALAIQVPYQQENSAIASHTISTAQSAGWIWDIGLPTRRGVGHVYSSRHVGEDHAYQQLMQYLSGQVDKPESLDVKKIPIEAGHRAQFWKNNCVAIGLSAGFLEPLEASALLLIEISAQMVVDQLPTNRQVMDIVAKRYNETFTYRWARIIDFLKLHYCLSERTDNPFWIEHRDPSTMSERLQEQLMLWKHQFPSDADFESALEIFPAASYQYVLYGMGFRTHQNPLGRSQQSIDRAQMAFKKNIAETQQMSNVLQSNRDLLEKIYKYGLQTI, via the coding sequence ATGACAAATATTTCACACATTGTCATCGTTGGTGGTGGTTCTGCCGGCTGGCTGAGTGCAGGTATTATTGCCGCTAAACTCAAGCAATCTGTAGCATCAGGCTTTACAGTAACGCTGATTGAATCCAATACAATTGCTTCAGTGGGGGTTGGAGAAGGCACCTGGCCAACCATGCGAAGTACACTAAAAAATATGGGAATAAGCGAAACGGAATTTATCAAACAGTGCGATGTTTCTTTTAAACAAGGCGCAAAATTTGCTCGTTGGAGAACAGGTAAACAAGACGACTATTACTATCATCCGTTGGTGCTACCTCAGGGGTTTGAACAACTAGATTTGGTGCCCCATTGGCAAGCAAGTGACTCGCCATTGTCTTTTTCTGAAATGGTGTGCCCACAAGAAAGTCTTTGTGAACAGGGGCTAGCGCCTAAACTCATTACAACACCAGAATATAGAGCTGTAGCAAATTATGCGTATCACATGGACGCAGGTAAATTTGCCACTTTTTTACAACAACATTGCGTTGAAAATTTAGATGTTCATCATATTGTTGATGACGTTGTCGGTGTTAACAAAACAGATAGCGGTGATATTTCTTCTTTGGCTACGGCTAAACACGGACAAATAAAGGGTGATTTATTCATTGATTGCACCGGTTTTAAAGCTTTGCTTATCGGCGAGCATTTGAATGTGCCGTTTGTTTCGTGCAACGAAACGCTTTTTGTTGATCAAGCTTTGGCTATCCAAGTGCCTTATCAGCAGGAAAATAGTGCGATAGCTTCTCATACTATCTCTACGGCACAATCAGCTGGCTGGATTTGGGATATAGGTTTGCCTACTCGTCGCGGCGTAGGTCATGTTTATTCAAGCCGACATGTCGGTGAAGATCATGCGTATCAACAGTTGATGCAGTACCTGTCAGGGCAGGTGGATAAGCCTGAGTCACTTGATGTTAAGAAGATTCCTATTGAAGCGGGTCACCGCGCACAATTTTGGAAGAACAACTGTGTTGCGATTGGCCTTTCTGCGGGCTTTTTGGAGCCACTTGAAGCCTCAGCTTTATTGTTAATCGAAATCTCAGCGCAAATGGTAGTAGATCAATTGCCTACCAATAGGCAAGTCATGGACATTGTTGCCAAACGGTACAATGAAACTTTTACCTATCGTTGGGCTAGGATTATTGATTTCTTGAAGTTACATTATTGTTTAAGTGAGCGCACAGATAACCCTTTCTGGATAGAACATAGGGATCCTTCTACCATGTCAGAACGCTTACAAGAGCAACTCATGCTTTGGAAGCACCAATTTCCTTCTGATGCTGATTTTGAATCGGCACTAGAGATCTTCCCAGCAGCAAGTTATCAATATGTTTTATATGGCATGGGCTTTCGTACGCATCAGAATCCGCTTGGGCGCTCGCAGCAAAGTATTGATCGCGCACAAATGGCGTTTAAGAAAAATATTGCGGAAACACAGCAGATGTCTAACGTATTGCAGAGCAATCGTGATTTACTAGAAAAAATTTATAAATATGGTTTACAAACCATATAG
- the folB gene encoding dihydroneopterin aldolase → MDKVFIQGLSIQTTIGFYAWEKEIKQTLIIDLEMGWNTQLAAENDELNKTLDYADISETIATFANNNPVDLLETLAERLANYLMAEYQIPWLKLRIAKPTAVHNAHAVGVEIERGKTF, encoded by the coding sequence ATGGACAAAGTGTTTATACAAGGCTTAAGCATTCAAACAACTATCGGCTTTTATGCTTGGGAAAAAGAGATCAAACAAACACTTATTATTGATTTGGAAATGGGCTGGAATACACAATTAGCTGCTGAAAATGATGAGTTAAATAAGACCTTAGATTACGCAGATATTTCAGAAACGATCGCTACATTTGCCAATAATAATCCGGTTGATTTATTGGAAACTTTAGCAGAGCGCCTGGCAAATTACTTGATGGCAGAGTATCAAATCCCTTGGCTTAAATTACGTATTGCTAAACCTACCGCGGTTCATAACGCGCATGCTGTAGGCGTTGAAATCGAGCGTGGTAAAACCTTCTAA
- a CDS encoding undecaprenyl-diphosphate phosphatase — protein MSTLEAILLAIIQGLTEFLPISSSAHLILPSQLLGWQDQGLGFDVAVHVGTLLAVMLYFRKEVGTMFVAWLETFKSRQVSSFDGRLAWWILFASIPAGLFGYFGNDFIETHFRSALVIAATTIVFGALLGFADIKAKQNVDVEKLGFKGAMIIGFAQAIALIPGTSRSGITMTAGLMLGLSRDNAARFSFLLSIPVIAMAGGYLTLKMLTGEHHIDYSVLGLGSLIAFISAYACIHWFLIIVNKLGMMPFVIYRLLLGAVLLWFVFS, from the coding sequence ATGTCGACTTTAGAAGCCATTTTACTCGCGATAATTCAAGGACTCACAGAGTTTCTGCCAATATCTTCATCTGCGCATTTAATATTGCCTTCGCAATTGTTAGGTTGGCAGGATCAAGGGTTAGGTTTTGACGTAGCGGTGCATGTGGGCACCTTATTGGCAGTCATGCTTTATTTTCGAAAAGAGGTTGGCACTATGTTTGTTGCTTGGCTTGAAACGTTTAAGTCAAGACAAGTATCAAGCTTTGATGGCAGGCTAGCTTGGTGGATTCTGTTTGCGTCGATACCAGCAGGTTTGTTTGGATATTTTGGTAATGATTTTATCGAAACACATTTTCGCTCTGCGCTTGTTATTGCTGCAACAACCATCGTATTTGGTGCATTGTTAGGCTTTGCTGATATTAAAGCGAAGCAAAATGTTGATGTTGAGAAACTTGGTTTTAAAGGAGCGATGATTATCGGCTTTGCTCAGGCTATTGCGCTTATTCCAGGTACCTCTCGTTCAGGCATCACTATGACTGCAGGCCTTATGTTAGGACTTTCTCGCGACAATGCCGCCCGTTTTTCCTTTTTGCTATCAATTCCCGTTATTGCGATGGCCGGTGGGTATTTAACGTTAAAAATGCTAACGGGAGAACATCATATCGACTACAGTGTATTAGGTTTAGGAAGCTTGATTGCATTTATTAGTGCATATGCCTGTATTCACTGGTTTTTAATCATAGTTAATAAATTGGGCATGATGCCATTTGTTATATATCGCTTGCTGTTGGGCGCGGTATTACTGTGGTTTGTATTTTCATAG
- a CDS encoding SapC family protein has protein sequence MTSFVPLDKNVHAKTRVLTGRGEQFGENKHLVPIIADEVNNLALEYPICFIKNNATGQFGLQVMLGFEPEENLFLEGENWQATYIPLHLLRQPFMVAVNAEEGTLPSADNTVITINMESTRVQQEQGEALFDEQGNASPFLDNINHMLSNLVNGMVRTDKFIETLLAHQLIEEVHVNVTFEGEQPKRFEGIYTVSEKTLTELDAKTLQQLNSKGYLQACYVILASMGNMQKLIAKKRQRTANSLTR, from the coding sequence ATGACCAGCTTTGTACCTTTAGATAAAAATGTACACGCTAAAACACGTGTCCTTACTGGTCGCGGTGAACAATTTGGCGAAAACAAACATTTGGTACCTATCATTGCAGATGAAGTAAACAACCTAGCGCTAGAGTATCCCATTTGTTTTATCAAAAATAACGCGACTGGCCAATTTGGTTTACAAGTAATGTTGGGTTTTGAACCCGAGGAGAACCTGTTTCTTGAAGGGGAAAACTGGCAGGCAACTTATATTCCACTGCATTTGTTGCGACAACCCTTTATGGTGGCAGTAAACGCTGAAGAGGGCACATTGCCTTCTGCAGACAATACCGTGATCACCATTAATATGGAAAGTACCAGAGTTCAGCAAGAACAAGGGGAAGCACTATTTGATGAGCAGGGCAATGCGTCGCCATTTTTAGACAACATTAATCACATGCTGTCAAACCTAGTCAATGGTATGGTGCGCACAGATAAGTTCATTGAAACCTTGTTAGCTCACCAACTTATTGAAGAAGTTCATGTCAATGTAACGTTTGAGGGTGAACAGCCTAAGCGCTTTGAAGGAATCTATACTGTAAGCGAGAAAACCCTTACTGAGCTAGATGCAAAAACATTGCAGCAATTGAACAGTAAAGGGTACTTGCAAGCATGTTATGTCATTTTAGCGTCAATGGGCAATATGCAAAAATTGATCGCTAAAAAACGTCAGCGTACAGCTAATTCGTTAACTCGCTAA
- a CDS encoding tetratricopeptide repeat protein, protein MTALTLENFQQVVLEDSKEKLILIAFWAQQVPESIELRDKLSSAVAGVSEHLTFATVDCEQQQQIAMQFGLQALPTIVLIKDGQPLDALAGPQPDEAVSAFLQKHLPKPEDGLLQKAKQSMEEGNVNEAFTLAQQAFAIDDTRADIKFVLIDAYIQTGKLVEAKALLETVTMVDQDGTYKALLSKLELAEEASQSPEILALEQASAENPDDVAIKRQLATQYSQHNRQEEALAILLALVQKDGQDNESKRLLLDVLKALPDGDPLAAKYRRKLYALMY, encoded by the coding sequence ATGACGGCGTTAACGCTAGAAAATTTTCAACAAGTAGTGCTTGAAGACTCGAAAGAAAAACTGATTCTGATTGCTTTTTGGGCGCAGCAAGTACCAGAAAGTATTGAACTAAGAGACAAACTTTCAAGCGCGGTCGCAGGTGTTAGTGAACATTTAACTTTCGCTACCGTTGATTGCGAACAACAGCAACAAATAGCGATGCAATTTGGCTTACAAGCGCTGCCTACTATTGTGTTAATTAAAGATGGGCAACCGCTTGATGCATTAGCAGGACCGCAGCCAGATGAGGCTGTTTCTGCCTTTTTGCAAAAGCATTTACCTAAACCTGAAGATGGATTGTTGCAAAAAGCAAAACAATCTATGGAAGAGGGTAACGTCAATGAAGCATTTACGCTAGCACAGCAGGCGTTTGCTATTGATGACACACGTGCTGATATAAAATTTGTTTTGATTGATGCTTATATCCAAACTGGCAAGCTTGTCGAAGCTAAAGCGCTGTTAGAGACCGTTACAATGGTTGACCAAGACGGTACCTACAAAGCGTTACTATCCAAACTAGAACTTGCTGAAGAGGCGTCGCAATCGCCTGAAATATTAGCTTTAGAGCAAGCCAGTGCGGAAAATCCGGATGATGTGGCAATAAAGCGACAACTAGCGACTCAATATAGTCAACATAATCGCCAAGAAGAGGCGTTGGCTATATTGCTTGCATTAGTGCAAAAGGATGGTCAAGATAACGAGAGTAAACGCTTACTTTTAGATGTGTTAAAGGCATTGCCGGATGGCGACCCTTTAGCTGCAAAATATCGACGTAAACTCTACGCACTTATGTATTAA
- a CDS encoding SMP-30/gluconolactonase/LRE family protein, with the protein MNRLSLVLFGFLLAPFAALANLESDENSKAIYEIHDQSVLEILDTTANYDVIASGFAWAEGPLWVAKGNYLLFSDIPNNKVYKFSPEHGLSEYLSNSGYSNGLLLDNQGRLTLLQSRSRVVAQMNSDIDTPKDEFNVVAKSFQGKRFNSPNDGALHKNGSIYFTDPPYGLPKQLDDPSKELSFQGVYRLLPNGEITLLDSSLTFPNGIALSTKQNALFVAVSDKNQPIWYRYELDQQGDVTAKRVLYRPSQNDGEIGSPDGLKVHSTGIVFATGPGGIWVLSEQGKLLARIKLPGFNANLAFNENESMLYITADNELRQLKLNQPK; encoded by the coding sequence ATGAATAGGTTGAGTTTAGTTCTCTTTGGTTTTTTACTTGCGCCATTTGCAGCGCTGGCGAACCTAGAGAGTGATGAAAACTCGAAAGCTATATATGAAATACATGATCAATCTGTATTAGAAATACTCGATACTACAGCTAATTATGATGTGATCGCGTCAGGATTTGCATGGGCAGAAGGACCGCTTTGGGTAGCAAAGGGTAATTATTTACTGTTTTCTGATATACCGAATAACAAAGTTTATAAGTTCTCACCCGAACATGGCTTAAGTGAATATTTATCTAACAGCGGCTATTCAAATGGACTGTTGTTAGATAATCAAGGCAGATTAACATTGCTTCAATCGCGCAGCCGCGTGGTTGCACAAATGAATAGCGACATCGATACGCCAAAAGATGAATTTAATGTTGTAGCAAAGTCTTTTCAGGGCAAGCGTTTTAACAGCCCTAATGATGGTGCTTTGCACAAAAATGGCAGCATTTACTTTACTGATCCTCCATATGGTTTGCCAAAACAGTTGGACGATCCGAGCAAAGAATTGAGTTTCCAAGGTGTCTACCGCTTGTTACCAAATGGCGAAATCACCTTACTCGATAGTTCATTAACGTTTCCAAATGGGATTGCTTTGTCTACTAAACAAAATGCGCTGTTTGTCGCAGTGTCAGATAAAAATCAGCCTATTTGGTACAGATATGAACTTGACCAACAAGGTGATGTTACCGCAAAGCGCGTACTCTATCGGCCAAGTCAAAATGACGGTGAAATAGGTTCGCCAGATGGATTGAAAGTGCATAGTACCGGTATTGTATTTGCAACAGGTCCCGGCGGAATCTGGGTGCTGAGCGAACAAGGGAAGCTTCTAGCGCGAATAAAACTGCCAGGTTTTAATGCCAATTTAGCATTCAATGAAAACGAATCAATGTTGTACATCACAGCTGATAACGAATTAAGGCAGCTCAAACTTAATCAGCCAAAATAA
- the folK gene encoding 2-amino-4-hydroxy-6-hydroxymethyldihydropteridine diphosphokinase produces MAIIYISLGTNIDRDHYLEQGLLGLEQAFGQLTLSSLFESASVGFNGSDFYNMVIAAETELPIAQVVTTLKDIERANGRKPSAKKFSSRTLDLDLLLYDDVVTEQPIQLPRAEITENAFVLWPLQELAGALLHPELNISYDELWRNYDKSSQQLRIVPFNWQR; encoded by the coding sequence ATGGCAATAATTTATATCTCGCTCGGCACTAATATTGACCGTGACCATTATCTCGAACAGGGGTTATTGGGTTTAGAGCAAGCGTTTGGCCAACTAACGCTGTCATCCTTGTTTGAAAGTGCTTCTGTCGGTTTTAATGGTAGTGATTTTTACAACATGGTGATTGCCGCAGAAACCGAGTTACCGATAGCGCAAGTGGTGACCACATTAAAAGACATCGAACGAGCAAATGGCAGAAAACCGAGCGCTAAAAAGTTTAGTTCACGCACATTGGATCTCGATTTGTTGTTGTATGACGACGTTGTTACAGAGCAGCCCATTCAATTGCCACGCGCAGAAATTACTGAAAATGCCTTTGTATTGTGGCCACTGCAAGAATTAGCAGGCGCTTTACTGCACCCCGAGCTTAACATTAGTTACGATGAGTTATGGCGTAACTATGACAAATCAAGCCAACAACTAAGGATAGTGCCATTTAATTGGCAAAGATAA
- a CDS encoding TonB-dependent receptor, producing the protein MKNTNFKLNSVLLAMLVATQATAQDESAAESNDVEVIQVTGIASSLTKSAALKRDGTGVVDAISAEDIGKFPDTNLAESLQRITGVSIDRVNNEGNQVTVRGFGPSFNLVTLNGRQMPNSSALASAGISRSFNFNEVGSESVSAVEVFKTGRADINSGGIGATININTLKPFDFDGFTALASVKGVVDTSVETGSSVTPEISGMVSDTFLDDTFGVLLSLSHAVRDSHTDRIGTSGNWSTGYPGQVAIDKSAIDTSLNPDQNTWGVPTVDLDSQNTERTRQNAQLVLQWAPTDSLVASVDYTLSRLDINSSMNRTSFWFDNIETGTADVNGTIINPARQNDELNFWAWEYAYETENDSIGLNLEWQATDSLSFTFDVHNSTSHANPGALPAESIANLKNPFGAAAPVHIAADFSGNIPSVSYDDSALPGGAFDLANIEGDLYQERGYEIKNTIQQVQLGGTWELENDFGLQAVHFGVSNTNYDVDTKNIYGANFGLGNGAMDISELDLSFSPGAIGFEQRSSYSADQFLALVREQGLLNEKGISTNGIEEATTAAYVSVDFETELASMIFKANLGVRYESTDVTSYSIENPVVGFNWITPLEMSKIRAADSQSSELEGDYTNTLPSMNLSLEITDDLVTRLSYSTTISRSNIDAMFPATSLNNHFSGGPFRASQGNPSLLPFESDNLDLSLEYYYGEGSYVSAGYYRKEVDNFIGIGEEDRTISGPDGVLTDPSVNPRGTCPDGSVANPNPDCVSQPGDPAIVWEVTTPINQDSTTVDGWELNVQHMFGDSGFGGIANYTIANTDDEYNPYSLTNDFAVTGLSDSANLVAFYEKDAISVRIAYNWRDDFLLSGGVSPVFTEAYSQIDMSASYDINDALSVFVDGINITNESTRRHGRFANQIVDFEEYGARYSVGVRAKF; encoded by the coding sequence ATGAAAAATACAAATTTCAAGCTCAACTCCGTGTTACTTGCAATGTTGGTTGCAACTCAAGCAACGGCACAAGATGAAAGTGCAGCTGAGTCAAACGACGTTGAAGTCATTCAAGTAACAGGGATCGCAAGTTCATTAACAAAATCAGCAGCGCTGAAACGTGACGGCACGGGTGTTGTCGATGCGATATCGGCAGAAGACATCGGTAAGTTTCCAGATACAAACCTTGCTGAATCTTTACAACGTATTACCGGTGTATCGATTGACCGTGTCAACAACGAAGGTAACCAAGTTACTGTTCGTGGTTTTGGGCCAAGCTTCAACTTAGTAACGTTGAACGGCCGTCAAATGCCTAACTCTTCAGCACTTGCTTCAGCTGGTATTTCTCGTAGCTTCAACTTTAACGAAGTGGGAAGTGAGTCTGTATCTGCTGTTGAAGTATTTAAAACGGGTCGCGCAGATATCAATTCAGGTGGTATTGGTGCAACAATAAACATCAATACATTGAAGCCGTTTGATTTCGATGGTTTTACCGCATTAGCGAGTGTTAAAGGCGTTGTTGACACTAGCGTGGAAACGGGCAGTAGCGTTACACCAGAAATTTCTGGCATGGTGAGCGACACGTTTTTAGACGATACGTTCGGCGTATTGTTGTCATTATCACACGCTGTGCGCGACAGTCATACTGACAGAATTGGTACCTCAGGTAACTGGAGTACAGGTTATCCAGGTCAGGTAGCAATTGATAAATCAGCAATCGATACTTCACTAAACCCAGATCAAAATACTTGGGGTGTACCAACCGTTGATCTCGATTCACAAAACACTGAGCGTACCCGTCAAAATGCACAACTTGTGCTTCAATGGGCGCCTACTGACAGCTTAGTTGCGTCAGTTGACTACACGTTGTCTCGTTTAGACATAAACAGCAGCATGAATCGTACAAGTTTTTGGTTCGATAATATTGAAACGGGCACAGCAGACGTTAACGGAACGATTATCAATCCTGCTCGCCAAAATGATGAATTAAATTTCTGGGCGTGGGAATATGCCTATGAAACTGAAAATGATTCAATTGGCTTAAACCTCGAGTGGCAAGCTACTGATTCATTGAGTTTTACATTCGATGTACATAACTCCACTTCTCATGCTAACCCTGGTGCATTACCTGCGGAAAGCATCGCAAACTTGAAAAACCCATTTGGTGCAGCTGCGCCAGTGCATATCGCGGCAGATTTTTCAGGTAACATCCCATCGGTATCTTATGATGATTCAGCTTTACCAGGCGGTGCATTTGATTTAGCTAATATTGAAGGTGATTTGTATCAAGAGCGTGGTTACGAAATCAAAAATACCATCCAACAAGTACAGTTAGGTGGTACGTGGGAACTAGAAAACGATTTTGGTCTGCAAGCTGTGCACTTTGGTGTATCTAATACCAATTATGATGTAGACACTAAAAATATCTATGGCGCTAACTTTGGTTTAGGTAATGGTGCTATGGATATCAGCGAACTAGACTTGTCCTTTTCTCCAGGCGCCATCGGTTTTGAACAGCGCTCTAGTTATAGTGCAGACCAATTCTTAGCATTGGTTCGTGAACAAGGCTTGTTAAATGAGAAGGGCATTTCCACTAACGGTATTGAAGAAGCAACAACTGCCGCTTATGTTTCTGTAGATTTTGAAACAGAATTGGCAAGCATGATCTTCAAAGCTAATTTAGGTGTTCGTTATGAATCAACCGACGTTACGTCTTACTCAATTGAAAACCCAGTAGTTGGGTTCAACTGGATTACGCCGCTTGAAATGTCGAAGATTCGCGCCGCTGATTCACAGTCTAGTGAGTTAGAAGGGGATTATACAAATACGCTTCCTAGCATGAACCTAAGTTTGGAAATTACCGACGACTTGGTCACTAGATTGTCATACAGCACGACAATTTCGCGCAGTAATATTGATGCAATGTTCCCTGCTACGTCACTTAACAATCACTTTTCCGGTGGTCCGTTTAGAGCGTCGCAAGGTAACCCTAGCTTACTACCATTTGAATCAGACAACCTAGATTTGTCACTTGAGTACTATTATGGTGAAGGCAGCTATGTATCTGCGGGTTATTACCGTAAGGAAGTGGATAACTTTATTGGGATTGGTGAAGAAGACCGCACAATTAGTGGTCCAGATGGTGTGCTTACAGACCCTAGCGTAAACCCACGTGGCACATGTCCTGACGGCTCTGTCGCTAATCCAAACCCAGATTGTGTGTCTCAGCCAGGCGATCCAGCGATTGTTTGGGAAGTTACTACACCAATCAACCAAGACAGTACAACAGTTGATGGTTGGGAGCTAAATGTTCAGCACATGTTTGGTGACTCAGGTTTCGGTGGTATTGCAAATTACACCATTGCTAATACTGATGATGAGTACAATCCATACAGCTTAACCAATGATTTTGCCGTTACAGGTTTAAGTGATTCCGCAAACTTAGTCGCGTTTTATGAGAAAGACGCGATCTCTGTTCGTATTGCTTATAACTGGCGTGATGACTTCTTACTATCAGGCGGTGTGTCACCAGTATTTACTGAAGCATATTCACAGATAGATATGTCTGCTAGTTATGATATTAACGATGCCTTATCTGTGTTTGTCGATGGTATTAATATCACTAATGAAAGCACCAGACGTCATGGCCGCTTTGCAAATCAAATTGTTGATTTCGAAGAATATGGCGCACGTTATAGTGTAGGTGTTAGAGCAAAATTCTAA